In the Pseudomonadota bacterium genome, GTGATTGTGTTGCCAGCCCCAGTTCCGAGACTCAGTCAGGACGCAAATTTCTCGAACAGTATCCTGACACTCCTGGAAGCCTGGGGATGGCCATCAGTGAAGCTGTCGAAGCGGCGGTGACCGATAAAAGCGGCAAAACCCGCTATGCTTTGGGCAGTGTTTTGAACCATGTAATGCTGCATCAGACGATTATCGGCTTGGAGGCCAAGAAACAGCTGGCGAAAGTGGGGATCAAAAAACCGGATGTGGTGATCGGTTGCGCCGGTGGCGGCAGCAATTTTGCCGGCCTTTCCTTTCCTTTCGTTCATGATAAGATCAATGGTGCTGATATCGAAATTATTCCTACGGAACCACAGTCCTGTCCGACGATGACTAAAGCTCCTTTTGCCTATGATTTTGGTGATACCTCGGGGTTGACACCGCTTTTGCCGATGTTTACCTTGGGACATAACTTTGTTCCGCCACCTCTGCATGCCGGCGGCCTGCGCTACCATGGCATGGCGCCGCTGGTTAGCCAGGCCCTGGTTGAGGGTTTGCTGAATCCCTTGAGCCTCCCACAGCTGGAATGTTATGCCGCCGCTGTTCAGTGGGCTCGCACTGAAGGTCCCATTTGCGCCCCGGAAACCAGTCATGCGGTGGCGGCTGTTATCAGGGAGGCTCTAAAAGCTAAGGAAGAAGGGAAAGAAAAAGTTATTCTGTTCAATTACAGTGGCCATGGATTACTTGATCTTTCCGGGTATGATG is a window encoding:
- a CDS encoding TrpB-like pyridoxal phosphate-dependent enzyme yields the protein METRKIYLSEDEIPRQWYNLAADLPTPMQPPVTPDGTVVTPEMLAPVFPMNLIEQEVSQERWIDIPEELLGMLCRWRPSPLKRALNLEQALDTPAKIYYKDESVSPAGSHKPNSALAQAWYNKQFGIERLTTETGAGQWGSALSFACSLVGLECKVFMVRISYDQKPYRKMLMQVWGGDCVASPSSETQSGRKFLEQYPDTPGSLGMAISEAVEAAVTDKSGKTRYALGSVLNHVMLHQTIIGLEAKKQLAKVGIKKPDVVIGCAGGGSNFAGLSFPFVHDKINGADIEIIPTEPQSCPTMTKAPFAYDFGDTSGLTPLLPMFTLGHNFVPPPLHAGGLRYHGMAPLVSQALVEGLLNPLSLPQLECYAAAVQWARTEGPICAPETSHAVAAVIREALKAKEEGKEKVILFNYSGHGLLDLSGYDAYLNGKLTDYEIPEEDLNAAVKSSLENLPPAEAKKSGKW